One Streptomyces sp. RPA4-2 genomic window carries:
- a CDS encoding glycoside hydrolase family 18 chitinase → MRFRHRARQKTVAGLTTLLLPLAALVGLASPAHAATSATATYTKTQDWGTGFGGQWTVKNTGTTAISSWTINWDFPSGTSVTSAWDADVTSSGTHWTAKNKSYNGTLAAGASVSFGFNGAGSGSPSNCTLNGGSCDGGTSVPGDNPPSAPGTPTASSLTDTSVKLSWSAATDDKGIKNYDVLRGGAKVATVTGTTYTDTGLTAGTDYSYTVQARDTADQTGPVGGAVSVHTTGGTTTPPPTGNAVKLGYFTEWGIYGRNYNVKNLVTSGSAAKITHINYAFGNVTNGQCAIGDSYADYDKAFTADQSVSGVADTWDQPLRGNFNQLRELKAKYPNIKILWSFGGWTWSGGFAQAAANPAAFAQSCYNLVEDPRWADVFDGIDIDWEYPNACGLSCDTSGAAAYKNLMQALRAKFGTGNLVTAATTADGTSGGKIDAADYAGASQYVNWYNVMTYDFFGAFAAQGPTAPHSPLTSYTGIPTPGFTTADAIAKFKSKGVPASKLLIGIGFYGRGWTGVTQDAPGGTATGPAPGTYEQGIEDYKVLKTSCPATGTVAGTAYAHCGSNWWSYDTPATIGTKMAWARTQGLGGAFFWDFSGDTSNGELVSAVNTGLS, encoded by the coding sequence ATGCGCTTCCGGCACAGAGCCCGACAGAAAACCGTGGCAGGTCTCACCACCCTGCTCCTCCCCCTCGCCGCCCTCGTCGGCCTCGCGAGCCCCGCCCATGCGGCCACCTCGGCCACCGCCACCTACACCAAGACCCAGGACTGGGGTACGGGCTTCGGCGGACAGTGGACCGTCAAGAACACCGGCACCACCGCCATCAGCTCCTGGACGATCAACTGGGACTTCCCCTCCGGGACGTCCGTCACCTCGGCCTGGGACGCGGACGTCACCAGCTCCGGCACCCACTGGACCGCCAAGAACAAGTCCTACAACGGCACCCTCGCCGCAGGCGCCTCCGTCTCCTTCGGCTTCAACGGCGCCGGCTCCGGCTCCCCCTCCAACTGCACGCTGAACGGCGGCAGTTGTGACGGCGGAACCTCCGTCCCCGGTGACAACCCGCCCTCCGCGCCCGGCACTCCCACCGCCTCCTCCCTCACCGACACCTCGGTGAAGCTCTCCTGGAGTGCGGCCACCGACGACAAGGGCATCAAGAACTACGACGTCCTGCGCGGCGGCGCCAAGGTCGCCACCGTGACCGGTACGACCTACACGGACACCGGCCTGACCGCCGGCACCGACTACTCGTACACCGTCCAGGCCCGTGACACCGCCGACCAGACCGGTCCGGTGGGCGGCGCCGTCTCGGTGCACACCACCGGCGGCACCACCACCCCGCCGCCCACCGGCAACGCCGTCAAGCTCGGCTACTTCACCGAGTGGGGCATCTACGGCCGCAACTACAACGTCAAGAACCTGGTGACGTCGGGCTCGGCCGCCAAGATCACGCACATCAACTACGCCTTCGGCAACGTCACCAACGGCCAGTGCGCGATCGGCGACTCCTACGCCGACTACGACAAGGCCTTCACCGCCGACCAGTCGGTCAGCGGCGTCGCCGACACCTGGGACCAGCCACTGCGCGGCAACTTCAACCAGCTGCGCGAGCTGAAGGCCAAGTACCCGAACATCAAGATCCTCTGGTCCTTCGGCGGCTGGACGTGGTCCGGCGGCTTCGCCCAGGCCGCCGCCAACCCGGCCGCCTTCGCGCAGTCCTGCTACAACCTCGTCGAGGACCCGCGCTGGGCCGACGTCTTCGACGGCATCGACATCGACTGGGAGTACCCGAACGCCTGCGGTCTGTCCTGTGACACCAGCGGCGCCGCGGCCTACAAGAACCTGATGCAGGCCCTGCGCGCCAAGTTCGGCACGGGCAACCTGGTCACCGCGGCCACCACGGCCGACGGCACCTCCGGCGGCAAGATCGACGCCGCCGACTACGCGGGCGCCTCGCAGTACGTCAACTGGTACAACGTGATGACGTACGACTTCTTCGGCGCGTTCGCCGCACAGGGCCCGACCGCCCCGCACTCCCCGCTCACCTCGTACACCGGCATCCCGACGCCCGGTTTCACCACCGCCGACGCGATCGCCAAGTTCAAGTCGAAGGGCGTGCCCGCGAGCAAGCTGCTGATCGGCATCGGCTTCTACGGCCGCGGCTGGACGGGCGTCACCCAGGACGCACCGGGCGGCACGGCAACCGGACCCGCGCCGGGCACGTACGAGCAGGGCATCGAGGACTACAAGGTCCTCAAGACGTCCTGCCCGGCCACCGGCACGGTCGCCGGAACCGCGTACGCGCACTGCGGCAGCAACTGGTGGAGCTACGACACCCCCGCCACCATCGGCACGAAGATGGCGTGGGCCAGGACCCAGGGTCTGGGCGGCGCGTTCTTCTGGGACTTCAGCGGCGACACCAGCAACGGTGAACTGGTCAGCGCCGTCAACACCGGCCTGAGCTGA
- a CDS encoding 3-hydroxyacyl-CoA dehydrogenase family protein: MARKLAVIGAGLMGSGIAQVSAQAGWDVVLRDVTDEALKRGTDGIKASYDRFVSKGRLEAHDADAALGRITATTDLDAAADADVVVEAVFEKLEVKHEIFRTLDRIVRPDAVLASNTSAIPITKIAAATEHPERVVGVHFFSPVPMMQLCELVRGYKTSDETLATAKEFAESVGKTCIVVNRDVAGFVTTRLISALVVEATKLYESGVASAEDIDLACKLGFGHAMGPLATADLTGVDILLHATGNIYTETQDEKFAPPELMRRMVDAGDIGRKSGQGFYKH; the protein is encoded by the coding sequence GTGGCACGGAAGCTCGCCGTCATCGGAGCCGGCCTGATGGGGTCCGGCATCGCCCAGGTGTCCGCGCAGGCGGGCTGGGACGTCGTCCTGCGCGACGTCACCGACGAGGCGCTGAAGCGTGGCACGGACGGTATCAAGGCCTCCTACGACAGGTTCGTGAGCAAGGGCAGGCTGGAGGCGCACGACGCCGACGCCGCGCTCGGCCGGATCACCGCGACCACCGACCTCGACGCCGCCGCAGACGCGGACGTCGTGGTCGAGGCGGTGTTCGAGAAGCTCGAGGTCAAGCACGAGATCTTCCGGACCCTGGACAGGATCGTCCGTCCCGACGCCGTACTCGCCTCCAACACCTCCGCGATCCCGATCACCAAGATCGCGGCGGCCACCGAGCACCCGGAGCGGGTCGTCGGTGTCCACTTCTTCTCGCCGGTGCCGATGATGCAGCTGTGCGAACTGGTGCGCGGATACAAGACGAGCGACGAGACCCTCGCCACCGCGAAGGAGTTCGCCGAGTCCGTCGGCAAGACCTGCATCGTCGTCAACCGTGACGTGGCCGGCTTCGTGACGACCCGTCTCATCTCGGCTCTCGTCGTCGAGGCGACCAAGCTGTACGAGTCCGGCGTGGCGAGCGCCGAGGACATCGACCTCGCCTGCAAGCTGGGCTTCGGACACGCCATGGGACCGCTCGCCACGGCCGACCTGACCGGCGTCGACATCCTGCTGCACGCCACCGGCAACATCTACACCGAGACCCAGGACGAGAAGTTCGCCCCGCCGGAGCTGATGCGCCGGATGGTTGACGCCGGTGACATCGGGCGCAAGAGCGGGCAGGGCTTCTACAAGCACTGA
- a CDS encoding STAS domain-containing protein yields the protein MYIRGDHAEVVVGGRLDVRSAADARTVLHSAVDDGAGDLVLDLSELDSWDATGLGVIMGAHRRAGRCGRRLVLRGVPPQMQRLLVATRLHRILAIEGGIGVESLPRV from the coding sequence ATGTACATCAGGGGCGACCACGCCGAGGTGGTCGTCGGGGGCCGCCTCGACGTACGCAGCGCGGCGGACGCCCGTACGGTCCTGCACTCGGCCGTCGACGACGGAGCCGGCGACCTGGTGCTCGACCTGTCCGAGCTGGACTCCTGGGACGCCACCGGGCTCGGTGTCATCATGGGCGCCCACCGACGGGCCGGGCGGTGCGGCCGACGGCTCGTGCTGCGCGGCGTGCCCCCGCAGATGCAGCGTCTGCTGGTGGCCACCCGGCTGCACCGGATCCTCGCGATCGAGGGCGGCATCGGGGTCGAGTCGCTGCCCCGTGTGTGA
- a CDS encoding F0F1 ATP synthase subunit gamma: protein MGAQLRVYKRRIRSVTATKKITKAMEMIAASRVVKAQRKVAASAPYATELTRAVTAVGTGSNTKHPLTTEAETATRSAVLLLTSDRGLAGAFNSNAIKAAEMLTARLAAEGKEVDTYIVGRRGLAHYHFRERTVVESWSGFTDEPTYADAKKVAGPLIEAIEKETADGGVDELHIVYTEFVSMMTQTAIDSRLLPLRLEEVAEETSSTGEILPLYEFEPSAEDVLDALLPRYVESRIYNALLQSAASKHAATRRAMKSATDNAGDLITTLSRLANAARQAEITQEISEIVGGSAALADATAGSDK, encoded by the coding sequence ATGGGAGCCCAGCTCCGGGTCTACAAGCGTCGCATCCGATCCGTCACCGCGACCAAGAAGATCACCAAGGCGATGGAGATGATCGCCGCCTCGCGCGTCGTCAAGGCGCAGCGCAAGGTGGCGGCCTCCGCGCCGTACGCGACCGAGCTCACCCGCGCGGTCACGGCGGTCGGTACCGGTTCGAACACCAAGCACCCGCTGACCACGGAGGCGGAGACGGCGACCCGTTCCGCGGTGCTGCTCCTCACGAGCGACCGCGGACTGGCCGGCGCCTTCAACTCCAACGCCATCAAGGCGGCGGAGATGCTGACCGCCCGTCTCGCGGCCGAGGGCAAGGAGGTCGACACGTACATCGTCGGCCGCCGCGGTCTGGCCCACTACCACTTCCGCGAGCGCACGGTCGTGGAGTCGTGGTCGGGCTTCACCGACGAGCCCACCTACGCGGACGCGAAGAAGGTCGCGGGTCCGCTCATCGAGGCCATCGAGAAGGAGACGGCGGACGGCGGCGTGGATGAACTCCACATCGTCTACACCGAGTTCGTCTCGATGATGACGCAGACGGCGATCGACAGCCGACTGCTTCCGCTGCGCCTCGAAGAGGTTGCGGAGGAGACGTCCAGCACGGGCGAGATCCTTCCGCTGTACGAGTTCGAGCCATCGGCGGAGGACGTCCTCGACGCCCTGCTGCCGCGCTACGTCGAGAGCCGTATCTACAACGCGCTGCTCCAGTCGGCTGCCTCCAAGCACGCCGCCACGCGCCGCGCGATGAAGTCGGCGACCGACAACGCGGGAGACCTGATCACCACGCTCTCCCGCCTTGCCAATGCGGCCCGCCAGGCCGAAATCACCCAGGAAATCAGCGAGATCGTCGGTGGCTCCGCAGCCCTTGCCGACGCGACCGCGGGGAGTGACAAGTAA
- a CDS encoding cob(I)yrinic acid a,c-diamide adenosyltransferase: MVNLTRIYTRTGDQGSTALGDMSRVSKTDLRISAYADANEANAVLGTAITLGGLDEDVVTVLTRVQNDLFDVGADLSTPVAENPAYPPLRVEQFYIDRLEADCDRFNDELEKLRSFILPGGTPGAALLHQACTVVRRAERSTWAALEVHGELMNPLTATYLNRLSDLLFILARTANKATGDVLWVPGGER, encoded by the coding sequence ATGGTCAATCTGACGCGCATCTACACCAGGACCGGCGACCAGGGCAGCACCGCCCTCGGGGACATGAGCCGGGTCTCCAAGACCGATCTGCGGATCTCGGCGTACGCGGACGCCAACGAGGCGAACGCGGTGCTCGGTACGGCGATCACGCTCGGCGGGCTCGACGAGGACGTCGTCACCGTCCTCACCCGTGTGCAGAACGACCTGTTCGACGTGGGGGCCGACCTGTCGACCCCCGTGGCCGAGAACCCCGCGTACCCGCCCCTGCGCGTCGAGCAGTTCTACATCGACCGGCTGGAGGCGGACTGCGACCGCTTCAACGACGAACTGGAGAAGCTGCGCTCCTTCATCCTGCCCGGCGGCACACCCGGCGCGGCGCTGCTGCACCAGGCGTGCACGGTGGTGCGGCGGGCCGAGCGCTCGACGTGGGCCGCTCTCGAGGTGCACGGCGAGCTCATGAACCCGCTGACCGCCACCTATCTCAACCGCCTCTCGGACCTGCTCTTCATCCTGGCGCGGACGGCGAACAAGGCGACCGGCGACGTCCTGTGGGTGCCCGGCGGGGAGCGCTGA
- a CDS encoding DUF2550 domain-containing protein, producing MVLALTVCGLVVALVVVGLFVFGLRRRLIQRSGGTFDCSLRWDVPEKSDTSGKGWGYGVARYNGDRIEWYRVFSYSPRPRRVLERSAIEVAGRRAPDGEEELALLSDAIILACVHRGTRLELAMSEDALTGFLAWLEAAPPGQRVNVA from the coding sequence ATGGTCCTCGCTCTGACTGTGTGCGGATTGGTAGTGGCTCTCGTGGTGGTGGGGCTGTTCGTCTTCGGCCTCCGCCGCCGGCTCATCCAGCGTTCCGGCGGCACGTTCGACTGCAGCCTGCGCTGGGACGTGCCCGAGAAGAGCGACACCAGTGGCAAGGGCTGGGGCTACGGCGTCGCCCGCTACAACGGTGACCGCATCGAGTGGTACCGGGTCTTCTCGTACTCCCCCCGCCCGCGCCGTGTGCTGGAGCGCTCGGCGATCGAGGTGGCCGGCCGGCGTGCCCCGGACGGTGAGGAGGAGCTCGCGCTGCTCTCCGACGCGATCATCCTGGCCTGTGTCCACCGGGGCACGCGGCTGGAACTGGCGATGAGCGAGGACGCGCTGACCGGGTTCCTCGCGTGGCTGGAGGCGGCCCCGCCCGGACAGCGTGTGAACGTCGCCTGA
- a CDS encoding F0F1 ATP synthase subunit epsilon yields the protein MAAELHVELVAADRSVWSGEATLVVARTTSGDIGVMPGHQPLLGVLESGPVTIRTSDGGTVVAAVHGGFISFADNKLSLLAEIAELSDEIDVQRVERELERAKAEGDASAERRADVRLRAVSAR from the coding sequence TTGGCTGCTGAGCTGCATGTCGAGCTCGTCGCCGCGGACCGCAGTGTCTGGTCCGGCGAGGCCACCCTGGTCGTCGCGCGTACCACGTCCGGCGACATCGGCGTCATGCCCGGTCACCAGCCGCTTCTCGGTGTGCTGGAGTCGGGCCCGGTGACCATCCGTACGAGTGATGGTGGAACGGTCGTCGCCGCGGTGCACGGCGGTTTCATCTCGTTCGCGGACAACAAGCTGTCGCTGCTGGCCGAGATCGCCGAGCTGTCGGACGAGATCGACGTCCAGCGCGTGGAGCGGGAGCTCGAGCGCGCCAAGGCGGAGGGCGATGCCTCCGCCGAGCGTCGGGCGGATGTCCGACTCCGGGCGGTGTCGGCGCGCTGA
- the atpD gene encoding F0F1 ATP synthase subunit beta has product MTTTSETAVATGRVARVIGPVVDVEFPVDAMPDIYNALHVEVADPANAGEKKTLTLEVAQHLGDGLVRTISMQPTDGLVRQAAVTDSGTGITVPVGDFTKGKVFNTLGEVLNSDEKYTGERWSIHRKAPRFDELESKTEMFETGVKVIDLLTPYVKGGKIGLFGGAGVGKTVLIQEMIYRVANNHDGVSVFAGVGERTREGNDLIEEMSDSGVIDKTALVFGQMDEPPGTRLRVALAGLTMAEYFRDVQKQDVLFFIDNIFRFTQAGSEVSTLLGRMPSAVGYQPNLADEMGLLQERITSTRGHSITSMQAIYVPADDLTDPAPATTFAHLDATTVLSRPISEKGIYPAVDPLDSTSRILDPRYIAADHYATAMRVKSVLQKYKDLQDIIAILGIDELGEEDKLTVHRARRVERFLSQNTHVAKQFTGVDGSDVPLDESIVAFNAIIDGEYDHFPEQAFFLCGGIEDLKANAKELGVS; this is encoded by the coding sequence ATGACGACGACTTCTGAGACGGCCGTTGCCACGGGCCGCGTCGCCCGGGTCATCGGCCCGGTCGTCGACGTGGAGTTCCCCGTCGACGCGATGCCGGACATCTACAACGCCCTTCACGTCGAGGTGGCCGACCCGGCCAACGCCGGCGAGAAGAAGACGCTGACCCTGGAGGTCGCCCAGCACCTGGGTGACGGCCTGGTCCGCACGATCTCCATGCAGCCCACCGACGGTCTGGTCCGCCAGGCCGCGGTCACCGACAGCGGTACCGGCATCACGGTCCCGGTCGGCGACTTCACCAAGGGCAAGGTGTTCAACACCCTCGGTGAGGTGCTGAACAGCGACGAGAAGTACACGGGCGAGCGCTGGTCCATCCACCGCAAGGCCCCGCGCTTCGACGAACTCGAGTCGAAGACCGAGATGTTCGAGACCGGCGTCAAGGTCATCGACCTTCTCACCCCGTACGTCAAGGGTGGAAAGATCGGTCTGTTCGGTGGTGCCGGTGTCGGCAAGACGGTGCTCATCCAGGAGATGATCTACCGCGTCGCCAACAACCACGACGGTGTCTCCGTGTTCGCCGGTGTCGGTGAGCGCACCCGTGAGGGCAACGACCTCATCGAGGAGATGTCGGACTCGGGCGTCATCGACAAGACCGCCCTTGTCTTCGGCCAGATGGACGAGCCCCCGGGCACCCGTCTGCGCGTGGCCCTCGCGGGTCTGACCATGGCGGAGTACTTCCGCGATGTGCAGAAGCAGGACGTGCTGTTCTTCATCGACAACATCTTCCGCTTCACGCAGGCCGGTTCCGAGGTCTCGACCCTGCTCGGCCGTATGCCCTCCGCGGTGGGCTACCAGCCGAACCTGGCCGACGAGATGGGTCTCCTCCAGGAGCGCATCACCTCGACCCGTGGTCACTCGATCACCTCGATGCAGGCGATCTACGTCCCCGCGGACGACCTGACCGACCCGGCCCCGGCCACCACGTTCGCCCACCTCGACGCGACGACGGTGCTCTCCCGTCCGATCTCCGAGAAGGGCATCTACCCGGCCGTGGACCCGCTGGACTCCACGTCCCGCATCCTGGACCCGCGGTACATCGCCGCGGACCACTACGCGACCGCGATGCGCGTCAAGTCGGTCCTCCAGAAGTACAAGGACCTTCAGGACATCATCGCGATCCTCGGTATCGACGAGCTGGGCGAGGAGGACAAGCTCACCGTCCACCGTGCCCGTCGCGTGGAGCGCTTCCTGTCCCAGAACACCCACGTCGCCAAGCAGTTCACCGGCGTCGACGGGTCGGACGTCCCGCTGGACGAGTCGATCGTGGCCTTCAACGCGATCATCGACGGTGAGTACGACCACTTCCCGGAGCAGGCGTTCTTCCTGTGCGGTGGCATTGAGGACCTCAAGGCCAACGCCAAGGAGCTCGGCGTCTCCTGA